One window from the genome of Populus alba chromosome 15, ASM523922v2, whole genome shotgun sequence encodes:
- the LOC118033479 gene encoding AAA-ATPase ASD, mitochondrial — MIVPQTMTEMWATMGSTIGSFMFVWAIIHQYCPYEVRLYFGKYTQRITSFFYPYIKISIHEYAGDRLKRSEAYAAVEAYLSINSSKCAKRLKAEMAKDCSNLVLSMDEYERVKDEFQGIQVWWVSSKVMPPLQSMYPQQERRYYRLTFHKRYRGVISEVYLKHVMQQGKEIRVRNRQRKLYTNGSGNKWQIYKQTMWNHIVFEHPATFETLAMEPAKKQEIIEDLVTFSKSKDFYARIGKAWKRGYLLYGPPGTGKSTMIAAMANLLNYDVYDLELTAVKDNTELRKLLIETTSKSIIVIEDIDCSLELTGQRNKKEEKSPDEEKEKSEKETGKEHHTEETSSKVTLSGLLNFIDGIWSASGGERLIVFTTNYVEKLDPALIRRGRMDKHIELSYCSFEAFKVLSRNYLRLEAHPLFDKIESLMKETKITPADVAESLMPKSPLDDAEKCLSHLIQALDEAKEAKAATEKADKDASRLNAQAATKAAEGRAKEDAAQPQENSH; from the coding sequence ATGATTGTACCTCAAACAATGACCGAGATGTGGGCAACAATGGGCTCAACCATTGGCAGTTTCATGTTCGTTTGGGCTATTATTCACCAATACTGCCCCTACGAGGTTCGTCTCTACTTTGGCAAGTATACACAAAGAATCACGAGCTTTTTCTATCCTTACATCAAGATATCAATCCACGAGTACGCTGGAGATCGCCTCAAGAGAAGTGAAGCCTATGCTGCTGTTGAGGCATATCTTAGCATCAACTCATCCAAGTGTGCTAAGAGACTTAAGGCGGAGATGGCAAAGGATTGCAGCAACTTGGTGCTTAGTATGGATGAGTATGAGAGAGTGAAAGACGAATTTCAGGGTATCCAAGTTTGGTGGGTTTCAAGCAAAGTGATGCCACCATTACAATCCATGTATCCTCAGCAAGAGAGAAGGTATTATAGGCTCACGTTTCATAAGCGCTACAGGGGGGTCATAAGTGAGGTTTACTTGAAGCATGTGATGCAGCAAGGGAAAGAAATTAGGGTGAGAAACAGACAGAGGAAGCTTTACACAAATGGTTCAGGAAACAAGTGGCAAATCTACAAGCAGACCATGTGGAACCATATAGTGTTCGAGCATCCTGCCACATTCGAGACATTAGCCATGGAGCCTGCAAAGAAGCAGGAGATCATAGAAGATCTGGTGACTTTCAGCAAGAGCAAGGATTTCTATGCCAGAATTGGAAAGGCGTGGAAACGAGGGTATCTTCTTTACGGTCCACCAGGGACTGGAAAGTCTACCATGATTGCTGCAATGGCCAACTTGTTAAACTATGATGTTTATGATCTCGAGCTCACTGCTGTGAAAGACAATACCGAGCTAAGAAAGCTTTTGATTGAGACCACTAGTAAATCTATCATAGTGATAGAAGACATAGATTGCTCGCTTGAGCTGACTGGTCAAAGGaataagaaagaagagaaatctCCAGATGAGGAGAAGGAGAAGTCAGAGAAAGAAACTGGCAAAGAACATCATACAGAAGAGACTAGCAGCAAAGTGACACTTTCGGGGTTGTTGAATTTCATTGATGGGATATGGTCTGCTAGTGGAGGGGAGAGGCTTATTGTGTTTACTACTAATTACGTGGAGAAGCTTGATCCTGCTCTGATAAGAAGGGGACGAATGGACAAGCATATTGAGCTCTCTTACTGCAGTTTTGAGGCATTCAAAGTGCTTTCAAGGAATTACCTGAGACTTGAAGCACATCCTTTGTTCGATAAAATCGAAAGCTTAATGAAGGAGACCAAGATCACGCCAGCAGATGTTGCAGAGAGCCTCATGCCCAAGTCCCCATTGGATGATGCAGAGAAGTGTCTCTCACACTTAATTCAAGCTCTTGACGAAGCAAAAGAAGCAAAAGCTGCTACAGAAAAGGCTGACAAAGACGCATCCAGACTAAACGCTCAAGCAGCTACTAAGGCAGCAGAGGGCCGTGCCAAGGAAGACGCTGCCCAACCACAAGAAAATAGTCACTGA
- the LOC118033478 gene encoding DDT domain-containing protein DDR4, translated as MSREQPSPSPISLNEADAPLNEADARTQTPPVNRSNRPSRACTIRAAARLQQQQLAVIERKQKPKKQEQQQLLDESSVQQNEQCSGGSSKIVTQLVAPPEPAQLPRWSLRSMWELASVLNFLNVFRHLLNITVEFSAEEFETALITPNDTLGDIHMPLLKAIPPITRMALTRDTWITVLCRKLRDWWHWVADGELPLVASHGVEVEVYKTLDPGIRVVILKALCDIRVEQEDIRNYIDNSLKHGIQLSLFRKERSGGDSQGINYWYEDDPMIGQRLYREIRKTEVKLKAKAKGSQIIPNVTYLWETVATNFEEFQDVSEKLYTSKNRTEASLGKKLKNDMLPEIEKVYKRKEKLLKKQHRQALLLDNFLSMDGHAPGRSLRDRKPVTYTFDDYDRSINEAIKITKRKPPSPEPFHRREGFAKPEASTNGELSGPSHTSQHGTFSAASPDSLESDDMDEDHKSEMLDRGNRRRQRPQRYSATEFVEAVSDNEAGFDSDDDIVGEAVYDDEYLRKRKQKRLSSSSEGDEEYRWDDENGEEEEEDEEEDSLSNSEDSEEPQKLNKVPGRTRRETKLRSVDEIQSGLRRSRRSTRNQINYRQYELSESETESMKREKSNASDEHSDASENAEYSAGSQSQDSDGNDDKQDTKVDQPVEGDKVTEQKEQNQPPEQSNSPVQDEVDGVRKRRFLDLNELAPGSGFDDGLNTVMKDEDRNDF; from the exons ATGTCTCGTGAACAACCCTCTCCTTCTCCGATCTCCCTAAACGAGGCCGACGCTCCTCTAAACGAGGCCGACGCACGAACCCAAACGCCGCCAGTTAACAGGAGCAACCGCCCGTCGCGAGCTTGTACAATACGGGCGGCGGCAAggctgcagcagcagcagctggcGGTGATCGAGCGGAAGCAGAAACCGAAGAAGCAGGAACAGCAACAGCTCTTAGATGAGTCTTCGGTGCAGCAGAATGAGCAATGCAGTGGTGGAAGTAGCAAGATCGTTACGCAGCTCGTGGCGCCTCCGGAGCCGGCACAGTTGCCGAGGTGGAGCCTACGGTCCATGTGGGAATTAGCTTCAgtactcaattttttaaat GTATTTAGGCATCTATTGAATATAACAGTTGAGTTTTCAGCTGAGGAGTTTGAGACAGCTTTGATCACACCTAATGATACTTTGGGGGATATACATATGCCTTTGTTAAAG gCAATCCCTCCTATTACCAGAATGGCTCTCACACGAGATACCTGGATTACTGTTTTGTGCAGAAAATTAAGAGACTGGTGGCACTGG GTTGCAGATGGGGAACTTCCCTTAGTTGCTTCACATGG GGTGGAGGTTGAAGTGTATAAAACACTTGATCCTGGGATCCGTGTGGTGATACTGAAAGCACTATGTGACATTCGTGTTGAG CAAGAAGATATTCGGAATTACATTGATAACTCCCTCAAGCATGGCATTCAACTTTCATTATTTCGCAAGGAACGTTCTGGGGGTGATTCACAAGGAATAAATTACTG GTATGAAGATGATCCAATGATTGGTCAGAGGTTATACCGGGAAATAAGAAAAACCGAGGTGAAGCTTAAAGCAAAGGCAAAGGGATCTCAGATCATCCCTAATGTGACATACCTGTGGGAGACAGTTGCAACTAATTTCGAAGAATTTCAAGATGTTTCT GAGAAGCTCTATACTAGCAAAAATAGAACAGAGGCTTCGTTggggaagaaattaaagaatgacATGCTTCCTGAGATTGAGAAGGTTTACAAG AGGAAAGAGAAGCTGCTGAAAAAGCAACACAGGCAGGCTCTACTTCTTGATAATTTCTTGAGCATGGATGGACATGCACCAGGACGTTCTCTCCGTGATAGGAAGCCTGTCACTTATACTTTTG ATGATTATGATCGGTCAATCAACGAGGCTatcaaaataacaaa GCGTAAACCACCGTCTCCAGAACCTTTTCACAGAAGAGAAGGTTTTGCTAAACCTGAAGCTTCTACAAATGGTGAATTGAGCGGTCCTTCACACACATCGCAACATGGCACTTTCAGTGCCGCATCTCCTGATTCTCTTGAATCTGATGACATGGATGAAGACCATAAATCTGAAATGTTGGATCGGGG CAACAGGAGAAGACAGAGGCCTCAACGGTATTCAGCAACAGAGTTTGTTGAGGCAGTTTCAGATAATGAGGCAGGCTTTGACAGTGATGATGATATAGTTGGAGAAGCTGTCTATGATGATGAATACTTGAGGAAACGTAAGCAGAAGAGGCTGTCTAGCAGCTCTGAAGGGGATGAAGAGTATCGGTGGGATGATGAAAATGgcgaggaggaagaagaagatgaagaagaggaTTCCTTAAGTAATAGTGAGGATAGTGAGGAGCCCCAAAAACTCAATAAAGTTCCAGGCCGTACACGCAGGGAGACAAAATTAAGGTCAGTTGATGAAATCCAGTCAGGTCTAAGACGCAGCAGAAGGAGCACTCGGAACCAGATTAATTACCGACAATATGAGCTGTCTGAGTCAGAAACAGAGTCAATGAAACGTGAGAAATCAAATGCATCAGATGAACACTCAGATGCAAGTGAGAATGCAGAGTATTCAGCTGGAAGTCAAAGTCAAGATTCTGATGGCAATGATGACAAACAAGATACAAAAGTCGATCAGCCTGTGGAAGGTGACAAAGTGACAGAACAAAAAGAGCAAAATCAGCCACCTGAGCAATCAAATAGCCCAGTCCAAGATGAAGTTGATGGTGTAAGGAAAAGACGTTTCCTCGATCTCAACGAACTTGCTCCAGGTTCTGGTTTTGATGATGGTCTGAACACAGtaatgaaagatgaagatagAAATGATTTTTGA
- the LOC118033477 gene encoding transcription initiation factor IIB, whose amino-acid sequence MIFYYQIKQRQQKKKKTERRREKMEDSYCPDCKRLTEIVFDHSAGDTICSECGLILEAHSVDETSEWRTFSNESSDHDPNRVGGPLNPLLADGGLSTTISKTNGGSNELLSCSLGKWQSRGANPDRNRIQAFKSIAAMADRLGLVTTIKDRANEIYKKVEDQKPLKGRNQDAILAACLYIACRQENKARTVKEICSVVNGATKKEIGRAKEFIVKHLEVEMGHSMEMGTIHAADYLRRFCSNLGMANQAVKAAHEAVQKSEELDIRRSPISIAAAVIYIIIQLSDDKKPLKDISVVTRVAEGTIKNSYKDLSPHLSQIIPSWFAKEEDIKNLHA is encoded by the exons atgatattttattatcaaattaaacaacgacaacaaaaaaaaaaaaaaacagaaagaagacGAGAGAAAATGGAAGACTCATACTGCCCGGACTGCAAGCGACTGACAGAGATAGTGTTCGACCACTCGGCAGGAGACACCATCTGCTCTGAATGTGGTTTAATTTTGGAAGCCCATTCTGTGGACGAGACATCAGAGTGGCGAACTTTCTCTAACGAGTCCTCTGATCATGACCCTAACCGTGTTGGTGGCCCACTTAACCCTCTTCTTGCCGACGGTGGTCTTTCCACTACCATTTCTAAAACAAATGGTGGGTCCAACGAGCTTTTGTCCTGCTCTCTTGGGAAATGGCAGAGCCGTGGCGCCAATCCTGATAGAAACCGTATTCAGGCTTTCAAGTCTATTGCTGCCATGGCCGAcag GTTGGGGCTGGTTACAACCATAAAG gaTCGAGCTAATGAAATATATAAGAAGGTAGAGGATCAAAAACCTCTTAAAGGACGAAATCAAGATGCCATTTTAGCTGCTTGTCTCTATATTGCATGTCGACAAGAGAACAAGGCCCGGACTGTAAAAG AGATTTGTTCTGTTGTCAATGGAGccacaaagaaagaaattggaCGAGCAAAAGAGTTTATTGTGAAGCATCTGGAGGTAGAGATGGGTCATTCAATGGAAATGGGAACCATACATGCCGCAGACTATCTG AGACGCTTTTGTTCCAATCTGGGAATGGCGAATCAAGCAGTTAAAGCTGCCCATGAAGCTGTCCAGAAGTCTGAGGAGCTTGACATAAG GAGGAGCCCAATATCAATTGCAGCAGCTGTTATTTACATCATAATTCAACTATCAGATGATAAGAAGCCTCTTAAAG ATATTTCAGTTGTAACTCGAGTGGCTGAAGGTACCATCAAGAACTCGTACAAGGATCTTTCTCCTCATTTGTCTCAGATAATACCCAGCTGGTTTGCCAAGGAAGAGGATATCAAGAATCTGCACGCGTAG